A window of Lacibacter sediminis contains these coding sequences:
- a CDS encoding ABC transporter ATP-binding protein, with product MLQEQTIQQDVSTKENHDPVISVRHLYKSFGSNEVLKDFNLEVYKGENVVVLGKSGSGKSVLIKCIIGLLEQDAGEITVLNDDVISLNSKELDVLRAKVGFLFQSNALYDSMTVRENLEFPLRRHWIKLTAAETNDKVMDVLTNVGLAHTVDMMPSELSGGMRKRIALARTLILDPEIMLYDEPTTGLDPITAKEISELMLEMGEKYNTSAIIISHDMNCIRMTADRIVMLIDGKCYVQGTYRELEQNNDPQVKHFFEQWQSKQ from the coding sequence ATGTTACAGGAGCAAACGATACAACAGGATGTTTCAACGAAAGAAAATCATGATCCGGTTATTTCCGTGAGGCATTTGTATAAATCATTTGGCAGCAATGAAGTATTAAAAGATTTTAACCTGGAAGTGTACAAAGGTGAAAACGTAGTGGTGCTGGGTAAATCCGGTTCCGGAAAATCGGTACTTATTAAATGTATTATTGGTTTGCTGGAACAGGATGCAGGTGAAATAACCGTATTGAATGACGATGTGATTTCACTCAACAGCAAAGAACTGGATGTGCTGCGTGCAAAAGTGGGCTTCCTGTTTCAAAGCAATGCATTGTATGATTCAATGACGGTACGTGAAAATCTGGAGTTCCCGTTACGAAGACATTGGATCAAACTAACAGCAGCTGAAACAAATGATAAAGTAATGGATGTATTAACCAATGTTGGTCTTGCACATACTGTTGATATGATGCCCTCGGAACTTTCGGGTGGTATGCGTAAACGCATTGCACTGGCAAGAACGTTGATTCTTGATCCGGAGATCATGTTGTACGATGAACCTACAACAGGACTTGATCCCATCACTGCCAAAGAAATAAGCGAATTGATGCTGGAGATGGGCGAGAAATATAATACATCGGCTATCATTATTTCGCACGACATGAATTGCATCCGCATGACAGCCGACCGCATAGTAATGTTGATTGATGGCAAATGTTATGTACAAGGAACTTATCGGGAACTGGAACAAAATAATGATCCACAAGTAAAACATTTTTTTGAACAATGGCAAAGCAAACAATAA
- a CDS encoding MlaD family protein encodes MAKQTINNIKLGIFMFAGLFLLILGLYMIGKDSNLFSKNYVLKARFEHVQGLTPGNNIRYAGIQVGTVKKVAIINDTSIEVTMLIEEEMKQFIRANDLVSISTDGLMGNKLLQITPSKDGSAFAVSGDILRTKKIISTDEMLELLNRTNQNVAVISEDLKTTVQRINNSKVLWQVLDNQTLPKNILASVNNIRSATVKADLMVKDLQTIIADVKQGKGSLGKIITDTAIAYNLNEAIEKIKLVGSNADSLATDLHAFTLSVKNDVNNGTGTIHSLLRDSLLVQKLNNSLQNIEKGTDGFNQNMEALKSNFLFRGYFRRLEKQKKELEKKN; translated from the coding sequence ATGGCAAAGCAAACAATAAATAACATCAAACTGGGCATTTTCATGTTTGCCGGGTTGTTCTTGCTTATCCTGGGTTTGTATATGATCGGCAAAGACAGTAATCTCTTCAGCAAAAACTATGTATTGAAGGCAAGGTTTGAACATGTGCAGGGTTTAACACCCGGCAACAATATCCGTTATGCAGGCATACAGGTAGGTACAGTTAAAAAAGTAGCCATCATCAATGATACATCCATTGAAGTAACCATGTTAATTGAAGAAGAGATGAAACAATTTATACGGGCGAATGACCTTGTGAGTATATCAACCGATGGATTGATGGGAAATAAATTACTGCAGATCACACCTTCGAAAGACGGATCAGCCTTTGCCGTAAGTGGCGATATATTACGCACAAAAAAAATCATAAGCACCGATGAGATGCTGGAGCTTTTGAACCGCACCAACCAGAACGTAGCTGTCATTTCAGAAGATCTGAAAACTACCGTGCAACGCATCAACAACAGTAAAGTCTTGTGGCAGGTACTCGATAACCAAACGTTGCCGAAAAACATTCTTGCATCAGTCAACAACATTCGTTCAGCAACGGTAAAAGCCGATCTGATGGTGAAAGATCTGCAAACTATTATTGCAGATGTAAAACAAGGAAAAGGATCGTTGGGAAAAATCATTACCGATACAGCCATTGCTTACAACTTGAATGAAGCCATTGAAAAAATAAAACTGGTGGGCAGTAATGCCGATTCACTGGCAACCGATTTGCATGCATTTACCCTTTCTGTTAAAAACGATGTGAACAATGGCACCGGCACCATCCATAGTTTACTCAGAGATTCGTTGCTGGTACAAAAGCTGAACAACAGCTTGCAGAATATTGAAAAAGGAACCGATGGATTTAACCAAAATATGGAGGCGTTGAAAAGTAATTTCCTGTTCAGGGGTTATTTCAGGAGATTGGAGAAGCAGAAGAAGGAGTTGGAGAAGAAGAATTGA
- a CDS encoding YciE/YciF ferroxidase family protein produces the protein MKQELTSITTLHNLLDYEASKFSSAEVQLNNALPQWINKAGSVKLKTVLQKYRDDIGLHLANLEEFVNAERLISLSLTNRIMKAYIDDTNETLVMCTDTEVTDACLLASIQMINHFKISAYGTAAAFANVLGMEKAAAFFHEAEVHEKQIDDRLTQLAEYEINIRAKAPILIP, from the coding sequence ATGAAACAGGAACTTACAAGTATTACAACACTACACAACCTGCTTGACTATGAAGCAAGCAAATTTTCAAGTGCCGAAGTTCAGTTGAATAATGCGTTACCGCAATGGATCAATAAGGCCGGTTCGGTTAAACTGAAAACGGTTTTGCAAAAGTACCGGGATGATATTGGGTTACACCTTGCTAACCTCGAAGAGTTTGTAAATGCAGAACGGCTTATTTCATTGAGCCTGACAAACCGCATTATGAAAGCATATATTGATGACACAAATGAAACGCTGGTGATGTGTACTGATACAGAAGTAACAGACGCCTGTTTGCTTGCCAGCATACAGATGATCAATCATTTCAAAATCAGTGCATATGGAACTGCGGCTGCCTTTGCCAATGTATTGGGTATGGAAAAAGCTGCTGCGTTTTTCCACGAAGCTGAAGTGCATGAAAAACAAATTGATGACCGCTTAACTCAATTGGCTGAGTACGAAATCAACATCAGAGCAAAAGCGCCGATTCTTATACCATAA
- a CDS encoding MlaE family ABC transporter permease yields the protein MQARFEFSEFVRQCYMIGYKSFPLVGLTGFIMGLVLTMQLRPALLDYGVATELPEMVGIAIVREIGPVITALIFAGKIGSSIGAELGSMKVTEQIDAMEVSGTNPYKYLVVTRVLASTFMLPLLVIAGDAIALYGSYIGVNIKGVTSFQLFFKMVFDGLAFSDVMPAFIKSYFFGFAIGMIGCYKGYHAQKGTEGVGRAANSAVVVSSVAVFIIDLLAVQITDLFGLN from the coding sequence ATGCAAGCCCGTTTCGAATTCAGTGAATTTGTTCGCCAGTGTTACATGATCGGGTACAAATCATTTCCACTTGTTGGTCTTACAGGTTTTATTATGGGGCTTGTACTTACCATGCAACTTCGTCCTGCCCTGCTCGATTATGGCGTTGCAACAGAACTGCCGGAAATGGTGGGTATTGCAATTGTGAGAGAAATCGGACCTGTTATTACTGCATTGATTTTTGCAGGCAAGATCGGCAGTAGCATTGGTGCCGAGCTGGGCAGCATGAAAGTAACTGAACAAATAGATGCGATGGAAGTAAGCGGCACCAATCCTTACAAATATTTAGTTGTTACAAGAGTGCTTGCATCAACCTTCATGTTACCATTACTTGTTATTGCAGGTGATGCCATTGCATTATACGGTTCTTACATTGGTGTAAACATTAAAGGCGTCACCAGTTTTCAATTGTTTTTTAAAATGGTGTTTGATGGATTGGCTTTCAGTGATGTGATGCCTGCTTTTATTAAATCGTACTTTTTTGGATTTGCCATTGGCATGATCGGTTGCTACAAAGGTTATCATGCACAAAAAGGAACCGAAGGTGTAGGACGGGCTGCTAACTCGGCAGTGGTGGTAAGCTCAGTAGCGGTATTTATCATTGATCTGCTGGCTGTGCAAATCACCGATCTGTTTGGTTTAAACTGA
- a CDS encoding dienelactone hydrolase family protein, protein MMNFRFNSETDIPLGTVVLQGELIVPLNAEGIVIFSHGSGSSRHSPRNRRVAAYLHEQNFGTLLFDLLTIEEDRRYQNRFDIRLLTQRLYNVTKWLEKHPAALGCSIGYFGASTGAASALQAAAHLPEIAAVVSRGGRPDLANDELHKVTAPTLLLVGGEDVVVLELNRQAFEQLTCVKRLDIVEGATHLFEEEGKMEIVEKLAAKWFQKYLQPVNA, encoded by the coding sequence ATGATGAATTTCCGGTTTAACAGTGAAACAGATATACCACTTGGCACCGTTGTGCTGCAGGGCGAGTTGATTGTTCCGTTAAATGCAGAGGGCATTGTCATTTTTTCACATGGCAGCGGAAGCAGCCGTCACAGCCCACGTAACCGTAGGGTGGCTGCCTACCTGCACGAACAGAATTTCGGAACCTTGCTGTTCGATTTACTTACCATTGAAGAAGACAGGCGTTACCAAAACCGTTTCGATATACGCCTGCTTACACAGCGCCTGTATAACGTTACAAAATGGCTGGAAAAACATCCGGCTGCATTGGGTTGCAGCATTGGCTATTTTGGTGCAAGTACAGGTGCTGCCTCTGCATTGCAGGCTGCAGCACACTTACCTGAAATAGCAGCAGTGGTATCGAGAGGTGGCAGGCCAGATCTGGCAAATGATGAATTACATAAAGTAACTGCCCCTACTTTACTTCTTGTAGGTGGAGAGGATGTTGTTGTACTAGAGCTGAACCGCCAGGCATTCGAACAGCTTACTTGTGTTAAACGCCTCGATATTGTAGAAGGCGCCACGCATTTGTTTGAAGAAGAAGGTAAAATGGAAATTGTAGAAAAGCTTGCAGCAAAATGGTTTCAGAAATATCTGCAGCCTGTGAATGCATAA
- a CDS encoding ROK family transcriptional regulator codes for MAEQHQIFEVFSDENASGVAYKNKALKRSLINFLDQGGNTTITELSRELNISVPKTTSLVNELIEDGLVKDYGKVDSTGGRRASMYGLVSDACFFVGVDVKRYYINLGLLDFKKQLVTMTEKVPYKLENTQESLNQLLEIIKGFIADLPVDETKVLSIGINLSGRISNTTGYSYSYFHFQEEPLSIIIQREIGIQTFLENDSKAMAYGEFCCGEVHNEKNVLFVNMDYGIGLGILIDGKVYYGKSGFSGEFGHIPFFDNQIICYCGKKGCLETEASGASLIRNFKEKIAQGSTSNALRKNKQIDDITLLDIIHAANHEDMLSIELLADIGEKIGRGLAMLINIFNPELLILGGTLSETGDYLRLPIRSALNKYSLSLVNSDTQLKLSKLGEKAGVMGSCLIARNKILSI; via the coding sequence ATGGCGGAACAGCATCAGATTTTTGAGGTTTTCAGCGATGAAAATGCCTCAGGGGTTGCATATAAAAACAAAGCACTCAAACGCTCGTTGATCAACTTTCTCGATCAGGGCGGCAATACTACTATCACCGAATTAAGCAGGGAACTAAATATCAGCGTGCCCAAAACCACCAGCCTGGTGAACGAATTAATTGAAGATGGGCTGGTGAAAGATTATGGTAAAGTTGATTCAACCGGCGGACGAAGGGCCAGCATGTATGGACTAGTATCTGACGCCTGTTTTTTTGTTGGGGTTGATGTGAAACGGTATTATATCAATTTGGGCTTGCTCGATTTTAAGAAGCAATTGGTAACTATGACGGAGAAGGTTCCGTATAAATTAGAGAATACACAGGAATCGCTAAATCAACTGCTTGAAATAATAAAAGGATTCATTGCAGATTTACCGGTTGATGAAACAAAGGTGCTGAGTATTGGTATTAACCTTTCAGGCCGCATCAGCAATACTACCGGTTACAGCTACAGTTACTTTCATTTCCAGGAGGAACCGCTCTCCATTATTATTCAACGGGAGATCGGCATACAAACATTTCTTGAAAATGATTCCAAAGCAATGGCCTATGGTGAATTTTGTTGCGGGGAAGTACACAATGAAAAAAATGTACTGTTTGTAAATATGGATTACGGTATTGGTCTTGGTATTTTAATTGATGGAAAAGTGTATTACGGTAAGTCGGGCTTTAGTGGTGAGTTTGGACACATCCCTTTTTTTGATAACCAGATCATTTGCTATTGCGGGAAAAAAGGTTGCCTCGAAACAGAAGCATCGGGCGCTTCATTGATACGCAACTTCAAAGAAAAGATTGCACAAGGTTCTACTTCAAATGCGTTACGTAAAAATAAACAGATCGATGATATTACATTACTTGATATCATTCACGCAGCAAACCATGAAGATATGCTGAGCATTGAACTGCTGGCCGATATTGGTGAAAAAATCGGACGAGGTTTAGCCATGCTCATAAACATCTTTAATCCTGAGTTACTGATTCTTGGTGGTACGTTATCTGAAACAGGCGATTATCTCCGCTTACCCATCCGAAGTGCTTTAAATAAATATTCCTTGAGCCTGGTGAATAGCGATACACAATTAAAACTTTCAAAGCTTGGTGAAAAAGCCGGTGTAATGGGTAGTTGTTTAATAGCACGGAATAAAATTCTTTCTATCTAG